The proteins below come from a single Alligator mississippiensis isolate rAllMis1 chromosome 2, rAllMis1, whole genome shotgun sequence genomic window:
- the LOC106740521 gene encoding uncharacterized protein LOC106740521: protein MHQLFFKAALTSVFIQPSLGTMTLKASVSFCWSWLTFCLVATTVQGAKPSSILDQQSGGALVTPAQGASEHVTAPRPTLARCNIRKLKRASPYDPGLTGYDPRAGDCEIIPITPAVTPPESVSPTDATIKAVVKAHRRPPAVPGTGSRLFYIIPSPSYGRYIFYAPFQVPLYYRSYVPVKRRPYTYKYISPVKSQRAGSSEEWRRKREAPSILGKEGRMKDAKQKPNAALYFHSLKHIAPTNLEVEGNN from the exons ATGCACCAGCTCTTCTTTAAGGCAGCACTTACTTCAGTGTTCATACAGCCTAGTCTGGGAACAATGACTCTCAAGGCATCTGTTTCTTTCTGCTGGAGTTGGCTGACTTTCTGCCTGGTGGCAACTACAGTCCAAG GTGCCAAACCAAGCTCCATCCTTGACCAGCAGAGTGGAGGTGCACTTGTGACACCAGCGCAAGGAGCCTCAGAGCATGTCACAGCTCCAAGACCCACCCTGGCCAGATGCAACATCAGGA AGCTAAAGCGAGCCAGCCCATATGACCCAGGCCTCACTGGCTACGATCCCCGGGCAGGTGACTGTGAGATTATTCCAATAACTCCTGCAGTGACCCCACCCGAGTCAGTTTCTCCAACAGATGCCACAATCAAAGCTGTTGTCAAGGCACATCGGAGACCACCAGCAGTTCCAGGCACAGGATCCAGGCTCTTCTACATCATTCCCAGTCCCTCATATGGAAGATACATCTTTTATGCCCCCTTTCAGGTCCCTTTGTATTACAGAAGTTATGTCCCGGTTAAACGAAGACCCTATACTTACAAGTATATCTCACCTGTCAAATCACAAAGGGCTGGCTCATCTGAagaatggaggaggaagagggaggctCCTTCAATacttggaaaggaagggaggatgAAGGATGCCAAACAGAAACCAAATGCTGCCTTGTACTTCCACTCTCTCAAGCACATAGCACCTACTAACCTCGAGGTTGAAGGCAACAATTGA
- the THAP6 gene encoding THAP domain-containing protein 6: MVKSCSAAGCASRCLPRSKRRGLTFHVFPTDVETKRKWVLAVKRPGIWEPKKADVLCSRHFKKSDFDTRGPNIKLKPGVVPSIFEFPSLLQSKGERGHGRRHSPLKTLPVTIHNHQLVDAASCTGGFQSQLVMEHSYSIMDSPKKLKCKLEQVISELEDAKESLRTALDRDRQRRESLKAVIKDLEDKGVISPDVACKLDTYCWEWYKEGIQEKTVCGIN, from the exons ATGGTGAAGAGCTGCAGCGCGGCGGGCTGCGCCTCCCGGTGCCTGCCGCGCTCCAAGCGACGTGGCCTCACCTTCCACGT ATTCCCTACTGATGTGGAGACAAAAAGAAAGTGGGTGCTAGCAGTGAAGAGGCCAGGCATTTGGGAGCCTAAGAAAGCAGATGTGCTATGTTCACGCCATTTCAAGAAATCTGACTTTGATACAAGAGGTCCCAACATCAAACTTAAGCCTGGAGTTGTACCTTCTATTTTTGAATTTCCTTCTCTCTTACAG AGTAAAGGTGAAAGAGGTCATGGCAGAAGACATTCTCCCCTGAAAACTTTGCCGGTGACGATTCACAACCACCAGCTTGTGGATGCTGCTTCTTGTACAGGGGGATTTCAATCTCAGCTTGTGATG GAGCACAGTTACAGCATAATGGACAGTCCAAAGAAACTGAAATGTAAATTAGAGCAGGTAATCAGTGAGCTTGAAGATGCCAAGGAGAGTCTGAGGACTGCTTTAGACAGGGATCGACAACGCAGAGAATCACTGAAGGCAGTGATCAAAGACCTGGAAGATAAAGGTGTAATCAGCCCTGATGTAGCCTGTAAACTGGACACTTATTGCTGGGAGTGGTATAAGGAGGGCATTCAGGAGAAGACTGTCTGCGGAATTAACTGA